The stretch of DNA ACCTCGTGCAGAGCTTCTGCGACCTGTTCACGCAGGACCAGAGCCAACTGGAGGCCGACGTTTCCGCCCGCTGGCTTGGGAGTGTCTCCGGCATCCGCATGCCGTGGAAGCACACGCACCGCGAATCGGTAACTCCGACCGAAGCCGCGCCCGTGGGCGAGGGAGACCTGTTCACCGCGAAGCTGATCGACAACATGCACGACGCGGTCGTGTTCATCGACAGCCAGCGGGTGATCACCCAATGGAACACGGGCGCCGAGAAACTCACCGGCGTCGGCGCGTCGGCCGCTTTGGGCAAAGCCCTGACGCCGTCGCTCTTGGACATGGCCAGCTCGAGCGGCAACCTGATCGACGACATCGCCTGCCCCATCAAGAAGGCCCTCAGCGACGGCCTCCAGGCGCTGGAACGGATCAGTGTGATGGGCCGCAACGGCCAGAGTGTCACGGTCGATATGCACATCATCCCGGTGAGCAGCACGGGTCGGCCCGGACACTTTGTCGGCGCGGCGGTGATGATGCATGACGTGTCGAGCGAGGCGTCGCTCGAAGAGCGTTGCCAAGCGTTGCACGCCGAGATGACCAAAGACCCGATGACGCAAGTCGCCAACCGGGGCGAGTTCGATCGGATGCTGGCCGCGTTCGTCGAGGCGCACCTCGACACCGACTTGCGGTGCAGCCTGATCATGGCCGACATCGACCACTTCAAGAGCATCAACGACACGTTCGGCCATCAGGCGGGCGACGAGGCGATCATGACGTTCGCCAACCTGATGAAGTCGATGTGCCGCGCGGGCGACCTCGTGGCGCGCTACGGCGGCGAGGAGTTCGCGATCCTCTGCGCGGACTGCAATAACGCCACCGCCGCCAAACGCGCCGACGCGATCCGCAAGAAACTCTCCGAGACGCCCCACTCGTATCTCGGGGGCAAGCAGATCACCGCCAGCTTTGGCGTCACCGAGTTGCAGCCGGGCGACACGCCCGAAACCCTCCTCCGCCGCTCCGATCGGGCCCTGCTGCAGGCCAAGGATCAGGGGCGCAATCAAGTCGTTCAACTGGGTGACGGCATGCAGACCGACAATGCGTCCAAGGCGGGTTGGGGGGGAATCGGCAAATGGTTTCTCGGCTCGATCACCGGAGGCAGCGGCGCCCTGATCGAGACGCGCCTCGTGACCAACGTGCCGATCGAACTCGCCGTCGATAAGCTCCGCGGCTTCATCGCCGACCGTGACGCCGAGATCGTCAAGACGAGCGAGAACTACATCCGTCTTATCACGGAAGAGGCCGCCGCCGGCGGCAACCGCCGCGACGCCGACCAGGCGATCAGCTTCGTCGTCGAGATCGAGCTCACGCAGACCCACATCGAGCGTGTGAACAACTCGGGCCTCGCCGCGGGCAAGTACGTCCACACTTACGCCAATGTAAAAATCCAACCCCGCCGCGACCGCGATCGCTCAAAGGCCAAGGTTGTCGACCGCGCCCGCAAGCTGCTCAGCAGCCTGCAGGCGTACCTGATGGCGAAGGAAGCGACCGTCGAGTCCGAGCCCACGACCTAGCCGCCCCATCGAGCACGATGCCCTACACGACGGAACCCACTGGACTGCGCCTCGCCCGGCAATCGACGCTTGCGGCTGTCGCTGAGGCCGCGCTCGACGAGGCGTTCGCAACGGTGTCCGTCCCCGAACGGCGCCGCGATGCGGGACACGCCACTCGGGAAACGCTCACGGAGACGGCCCAGCTAGCCGAAACCCTGCGCGAGCAACTCTCCTCGCTCGACGCCCAGCGCCGGCATCTGGCCCAGTTGCTTGAGGGAATGGGCGCGTAATCTTCAGGCGAGCTGGGAGCGTCCGCGACTGGAGTTGCGCCACAGTTGAGTCGCCCGGTCGTTCAACTCCGGTCGCTGACGCTCCCGGCTCGCCGTCTATCGCTAAGTGAGCTCGGCTGTCGGGGCCAAACTCATACCCACGGTCCGCACAGCGGACCCTACGCGCTGGCGCGGGGATTGCGTTAGGCTCAGGGACATGGCCCCACGCTCTGGCGGGGGTTCTTTACTCGCCCCCAACTGGCCGCCGCTCGCTCAGGGCGCCCGGCCTGCAACCATCCCGATCATAGGAGTCTCGCCACTATGGCTTACACCCTCCCGGACCTGCCGTACGCCTTCGACGCGCTCGAGCCCCACATCGACGCGAAGACGATGGAGATCCATCACGACAAGCACCACGCCGCTTACGTGACGAAGGTCAACGCCGCCCTCGAAGGCGCCGGCGTTGCCGAGCAGTCGATCGAGGACCTCTGCCGCAACATCAACTCGGTTCCCGAGAACATCCGCACCGCGGTCCGCAACAACGGCGGCGGCCACGCCAACCACTCGCTGTTCTGGGTCACGCTCAGCGGCTCGGGCGGCGGCAAGCCCTCGGGCGACCTTGCCTCGGCGATCGACGCCGAGCTGGGCGGCTTCGACAAGTTCAAGGAAGACTTCGCCGCCGCCGCCGCCAACCGCTTCGGCAGCGGCTGGGCTTGGCTGAGCGTCGCGAAGGACGGCAAGCTCCAAGTCGAAAGCACCCCGAACCAGGACAACCCCTACATGGACGGCCGCACGCCGATCCTGGGCCTGGACGTGTGGGAGCACGCCTACTACCTGAAGTACCAAAACAAGCGCCCCGACTACATCACCGCGTTCTGGAACGTGGTGGATTGGGCGAAGGTCGCGGAGCTATACAAGGCGGCGAAGGGCTGAGTTGCTGAGGGGTTAGGGGCATAGGGACGGGGCACTAGGGAACGCGCAAGCGGGGCTCGATCTCTACGCAGTTCTTTGCCTTGTATTGGTTATCAACACGCATTTAGCCCCCGGTCATTCGACCGGGGGCTAATTTTTTGCCCACAGTAATCCGCCGTTGACTCCCCCCGCGGCCTCTCACTAAGGTCCCGCCGCGCAAGCGTGCGCGGTTTTTTCGCTCCAGTCGGCGGGTTTGGCTCAATCGCTACGCCCCGAACTGCCGAGCGAACAAGGATAAGCCGCGTACCCGCGCGCCGCCGTTACGACCCACCTGGCCGCTTTCCACCGCCAGCTATGAACACCATCGCACGTTTCGCCCCCGTGGCCCTGGCCGTCCTCGCCGCCGCTAGCACCGGATGCAAGTCGGGTGGTGGTTCGCGTTGGGCCTGGAACCCGTGGTCGAAGCCCGCCGCCGAGGCCGAGGCTCTCGCCGCAACCGACGCCCAGCTCCCATCCAGTGGCGCGACGCCGCAGGTCGAGACGCTCGGCGCCAAGGCCGCACCGACCGCCGTCGCAACGTCCACCAAGACAACACCGCCGGCGCTTGAGGGCGTCGCGCCGAAGTTCGAGGCCGTCGCCGCCGCTGCGCCGACGCCGACCATCAATAAGCCGGCGCCAACTTCGCCGAACTGGTCGCCGTACCCAACCTCGCCGTCGTCGAACCCGGCAGGCGCTGCTGCAAAGACGATTGCCTCGACGCCCGTAACGCCCGCCGCGGCCAAGAGCGCCGCGCCCGCCGGGACTTCCGGCCCGTACAACCCTAATGGCTACAAGCCGCAAGTCGCCGCCGCTACGACCGCCGCCGGGGAGGACCGCTACGGCATCACGCCGACGACGCCCCTCCCGGACCTGAAGTCCAACGCAACCACGACGGCTCAGACCGCTCAGCAGGCGGCGGATCGTTACGCGGCTTCGACCGCGGCGGCTGCGTCGAACTGGTTCGACGCGGTCGATTCGTCCGCTCCGGCGAAGGCGATGGCTTCCGCGGCGGAGAAATCGCCGACCGCTGCGTCTCCGTTCCCGACGACTTCGCCGACCAGCACGGCGCCGACCGCAACGTCGACGTACCCCTCAACAGGAAGCGTCGCCACGGCGGCCCCGGCGGCGAGCCCCTACCCGTCCACGTCATCGGCGGCGTCGCCGTACCCGACGACGGTCGGGGCCCTGCCGCCTGCGACGACGCCGATCGCCTCGACGACGCCAGCCGAGAATGGTTCGGTGATCAAGCTGACCTCGGCGCCCGGTGGATACCGTCCCGGCGGCACCAGCACCTACCCGACCTCGGTGAGCGTGGCGACGCGGCCGACCGAATCGACAACCAAGCCCGAGGCGCCGGCTTCGACGACGCCTTCGCGGTATTGAGAGTGCTTGGGTGGCGCGGGCCGCTCCGCTTCCTTGCTCCGCTTTCCTTACGGGCGCGGCTCAAGCAGCTGGATTACCAGCCCATCACCATGTTGGACTCGATGGCCTTGCGGGCTTGATCGAGGTCGACGCCCTTCTCGTGCATGAAGAGGCGGATGGCGTGGACCTTGTCCCCCTCGGCCTTGGCGAGACATTCGCGCGCGGTCGTGCACGGGTCGAGCTTCCCTTTGGTCGTTATGCCTAGGGCGGCCTTCGAGATCACCCAGGTGTCGCGGGGCCGCTTGATGAGCCGGAGGATCTCTTCGTTGGGATAACTCTCGGCGACGACCGCACGGGCCGCGTCGGTGTCCTCGGCCCACATGATCATGATGTGGCCACGGGTCTCGACTTCGTACAGGGGCATTTCGCGGGTCGCTCCTCGGCTGCGGTGGGGCCTGACGCCTGATTGTTCCTACGAGCGATCGTAGGGAACCGGCGGAGGGGGCGTCAACGCGCGGGGGTTGCAATAGAGGTTGGATTGCGGGCGTAAGCGTGTTCTGGGGCAACTCCGGGCGCTAACGCGTTCCAGCTCACCGCCCAACGCATGGCTCGCCAAAAGAGGGGCAAGGAGCCGGAACGCGTTGGCGCCCGGAGTTGCCTCACCAAACCGCCCGCCATCCCAAGAGAACCGCCCCTCACGCCGCCAATACCGCCAACCACCCCGCACTTTCACTCGTTGACACCCCACCGCCTGCCCCCTTACCTTATGGGGCTCGCAACCAACCACCCCCTCAAATACTGGGTCCTCCGCCTCTGGCGGGCTCCCACCCCCGAATCGCCGGGCGAATCCGATGGCCGTTCCCAAGCGTAAGCAGTCCAACTCCCGCACCGGCAAGCGCCGCGCGCACGACTTCCTCAAGGCCCGTGAGCTGCAGGCCTGCCCGCGTTGCGGCGCCGCCAAGCCCTCGCACGTCGTCTGCGGCAACTGCGGCCACTACATGGGCCGGACGGTCGTCGAGGTCGAGTGATCGCCCCAGCGATCGTTGACCGTCCGTCGAGCGTCCCCGCCGGGCGACGCTGCGGCTAGCCGTTGGGCCCTGCTTGGGCCCGCGTCGGTCGTGACCCACGTTAATACGCGAAGAGTTCCAGTCGATCCCCCCCAACGGCAGCCAATAACCGTCTCGCCCTGTCGGGCTAAGCCGCAAGCGGTCGAGTCGGAGGCGCCGTGTCCTCTAGCGGCGCCCCCCGTGAGGCGTTCCGATGGCCCAGCCTGCCTTTTTGTTTCCCGGTCAAGGCGCCCAGAGCGTCGGCATGGCGGGCGCCCTCTGTGACGAGGTCCCCGCGGCCCGTGAGCTCTTCGACCGCGCTGCGGAGCAGCTCGGCTTCGACCTGCTGAAGCTCTGCGTCGAAGGCCCCGCCGAGCAGCTCGACGCCACCGTCAACAGCCAGCCGGCCCTCTACGTGGCGAGCCTGGCGGCCCTCGAGAAGCTCAAGCGGGACGACCCGGCGACCGTCGAAGCCTGTGTCGCCACCGCGGGCCTAAGCCTCGGCGAGTACACGGCCCTCTGCTTCGCCGAGGCGTTGTCGTTCGAGGATGGCTTGAAAGTGGTCGCCGAACGCGGCGCCGCGATGCAGGACGCTGCTGAGGCCGTTCCTAGCGGCATGGTGAGCGTCCTGGGCCTGGAGGTTCCGCAAGTCGAGGAGCTGTGCGACCAATGCCGCGGCGGCGAGACGCTGCAAGTCGCCAACTTGCTCTGCCCCGGCAACACGGTTGTGTCCGGCACTACGGCAGCTTGCGAGCGGATCGCCGAGGCGGCCGAGAAGGCGGGCGCCATGAAAGTGATTCCCCTAGCCGTTGCCGGGGCGTTCCACACGCCGCTGATGCAGCCCGCCGTCGAACGCCTGTCGGCCGTGCTCGACGAAGTCGAGCTGGTGACGCCCCGCGTGCCGGTGGTGTCGAACGTCGACGCCCGGGCCCACAACGATCCCAACGAGATCCGCTCGCTGCTGGTGAAGCAGGTGGTGAGCCCCGTTCTCTGGGAGAAGAGCCTCCGCCAGATGATCGACGGCGGCGTAGACAGCTTCTATGAGATCGGCCCAGGCCGCGTGCTGCGGGGCCTGCTGAAGCGGATCGACCGGAAGTTCCCGAGTGAGGGAGTAGAAGCATAAAGAGGCGCTAGTTTTGAGTCGCTAGACGCTGGTTCTCGCTTGGACTCCAACAACTAGCGCCCAGCGCCTCCCAACTAGCGCCCCCATAAGCCCCTAACCCCTGTCCCCTCCCCAATGCCCAGCCGCATCAACGCCGATCTCACCGACCAAGTCGCCATCGTCACCGGCGCCTCGCGCGGCATCGGCAAGGCGATCGCCCTGCGGCTGGCGGCCGCGGGGGCCAAGGTCGCCTGCGTCGCCCGCAGCGCCGACAAGCTCGCCGAGACGGTCGCAGAGATCACCGCCGGCGGCGGCACAGCCGAGGCGATTCCCTGCGACGTAGCCGACTCGGACGCCGCCACGAAGCTCGTGGAGGGCGTCGCCGAGAAGTGGGGCCGCGTCGATGTGATGGTCAACAACGCCGGCATCACCCGCGACACGCTGCTGCCGCGGATGAGCGACGACGACTGGGACTCGGTCATCGCCACCAACCTGCGGAGCGTCTTCCTGTTCACCCGCGCCGCCACGGGCCCGATGATGCGGGCTAAGAAGGGGCGCATCATCAATATCAGCAGCACGTCGGGCCTCCGCGGCAATGAGGCCCAGTGCAACTACTCCGCGTCGAAGGCGGGCGTCATCGGCTTCACGCAGACCGTAGCCCGCGAACTCGCCAGCAAGCGGCGTCAGATTACCGTCAACGCGATCTGCCCAGGCTTTATCGCCACGGACATGACGGCCGCCCTCAAAGAGGCCGCCGGCGAAGAGGCCGTCATGGAGCGGATCAAGGCCGTCGTCCCGCTGCAACGCCAGGGCGAAGCCGAAGAAGTCGCCGACGCGGTCCTGTTCCTCGCCAGCGACTCCGCCGCCTACATCACGGGCCAAACCCTGGTGATCGACGGAGGAATGACCTGCTAGGCCGCCTGACTGCGGCAGGGACGAGGGGTTAGGGACGAGGGACGAGGGAAAAATTGAAGCATCCTGCTTCCCCTCGTCCCCCGTCCCTAGCCCCTAACCCCTGGGCATAAGCCCCATCCCACCTTGACCCGCTTTGCGGAGACCTTCTATTTTGTGACGCTTCGCATGACTGCGAAGGCTTTGACAGCGTCGGTGCGATGCATAGGTCGCTGCCCCCCCGGCAGCGGCTTAGAGAACGCCCCTCAAATAGGCCCACCCCCACCATGGCTGGCGGCGTCCGCCTCGCCCCATGGGGAAATCTGACAACCAGGCGACAGTAAGGAGAGTGACCGTGGCAAGCGTGCTGGAACGCGTGACGGAGATCGTGTCCGAGCAACTCGGCGTCGATAAGGACAAGATCACGCCAGAGACCTCGTTCGTGACCGACCTGGGCGCCGACTCGCTCGACACGGTCGAGTTGGTCATGGAACTCGAGGAAGAGTTCGACATCAACATCCCCGACGACGCCGCCGAGAAGATCCAGACCGTGGGTCAAGCGGTGGCGTTCATCGAAAAGGAACAGGGCGGCGAGTGATCTCGCCCGCTGCGTATTATTGAGAACCACGCCGCCCGCGCGCCACGCCGCTCGCGGGCGGTTTCTCTAGTGAGATCGTCGTTGGCGACCGCCGATTGCGGTGGGTACGCCAGAGGAGCTATGCGAAGAATGAGTCGCCGCGTCGTCGTCACCGGACTGGGAGTCGTCACTTCACTCGCGCGCAAGGTCGAGGCCCTGTGGTCCGGCCTGCTCGAGGGGCAGAGCGGCATCCACCCCTTCAAGAACATCGACGTCAGCGACATGAAGGTCACCTTCGCTGGCGAGATCCAAGACTGGGACATGGAGGGCTACGTCAGCCGCAAGGACGCCGGCCGGATCGAGCTGTTCACGCAGTTCGCGATGGTCGCGGCGATCGACGCGGTGACCGACTCGGGCCTCGACTTCGCGAAGGAAGACCCCTTCCGCTGCGGCGTCGTGATCGGCTCGGGCGTCGGCGGCATCAACGAGATCGAGCTCCAGACCGGCCGCCTGCTGCTCAAGGGCCCCGACAAGGTCTCGGCCTTCACGATCCCCAAGCTGATGCTCAACGCGGCCAGCGGCCACGTGTCGATCCACTACGGCCTAAAGGGCCCGAACTTCGCCGTCGCGACCGCGTGCGCCAGCGCCACCAACGCAATGGGGAGCGCCTTCAAGCTCATCCAACGCGGCGCGGCCGACATGGTGATTACCGGCGGCGCCGAGGCGGCGTGCTCGCGGATGGCGCTGGCGGGCTTCGCCAACATGCGGGCCCTCAGCGAACGCAACGACGCTCCCACCAAGGCGAGCCGCCCGTTCGACACCGACCGTGACGGCTTCGTCCTTTCCGAGGGCGCCGGCGCGTTGGTGTTCGAAGAGTACGAGCACGCCAAGGCCCGCGGCGCGCGGATCTATGGCGAGGTGCTCGGCTACGGCGCGTCGGGCGACGGCGGCCATATCACGCAGCCCAATCCCGAGGGCGAGGGCGCCGGCCGCGCGATGTCCGAGGCCCTCAAGGACGGCGGCCTCAACCCCGACGCCATCGATTACATCAACGCCCACGGCACCAGCACGCCGCTCGGCGACAAGGCCGAGACCGTCGCCATCAAGCGCGTCTTCGGCGACCACGCCTACAAGCTCAGCGTCTCGAGCACCAAGAGCCAACTCGGCCACTCCCTGGGCGCGAGTGGCGGCATCGAGGCGGTCGCGTCGCTCAAGGCGATCCAGAACAGCGTCTGCCCGCCGACGATCAATCTCGAAAACCCTGACCCGGCGTGCGATCTCGACTACACGCCCAATGTCCCCAAGCAGCGCCCGATCCGCGCCGCGATGAGCAACAGCTTCGGCTTCGGCGGCCACAACGCGACGATCATCTTCGGCCAAGCCCCGTAGAGCGGGCGTCGCCGCAGCGTCTGAGCCGGGGGCGTTAGCCCTCGGTGGGCAGCGCAACCCGCGCCTCACACCGAGGGCTCGCGCCCCCGGCTCAGAGGTTCACTAGGGGCGTGACGGTGACAGAAGGCTGTCACCGACAGTGGCGGCGTCCCGTGAAAATGCCGCATGAATGGTTGGGATTCGGTTTGATGGGTAATTAGAGTGCAGGGCCTGCCAGCCCTAAGCACCCAAACCCCGCAAACCACCCATGTCGCGATCTTGGTTGTTTGCCTTCGCCTCGCTATCGGTATCCCTCATCGCCGCGGCGGCTAGCGCCCAGACGCGTTCCTGGGATGCGGTCGCCAATGGCCTCTGGAACACGCCCGCCAGTTGGTCGCCGGCCGACGTGCCGGACACGGCCGCCGAGTCGGCGACGTTCGACCTCTTCGGGACCTACACCGTCACGCTCGACGGCTCGACCGGCCCGGTGGCGATCAACCACCTGAACGTCGTCCGCGGCGGCGTGACGCTACGGCCCAACGGCCTCGCCGACGCGACCATCTCCGCCGTGGGGAACGTTTCGCTCGCTGGAGACGTGACACTGGCGGAAATCGTCGGCACACACCTCCACCTCCAGGCCCAGGGCGCCCTGTCGGTGGTGGCAGGCACGCAGGTCGATGTCGAGGGCGGTTCCCTTGCGGCGTCGTCCACGACAATCGCCGGTGGAACGGCCACCGACTCGACCGTCGTTGTCCTCGACGATGGCGCAACGGGCGACTTCGGCTCACTAGTGATCGCTCCCTCGGGAAGCCTCATCAGCCGAGCGGGCCTGGATCTTTACGACGGTTCGAGCGCCACGGTGCACGGTTTGTCGATCGCCGCCGCCGCCGCGTCGGGCGTGGGCGAACTCAACGTCAAAGGCTCGACGCTGACGCAACCCGCTGCGAGCACGACCACCGTCGGCGCGGTCAACAGCGTCACCGACGCGCGCGGAGCGCTCACCGTTTCGACGGGGGGCGTGATGCAGCTCGGGTCTGTCGTGGTGAACCCCACAGGTCTGTTGATTAACGACCGCAGCTCGCTGAGCGTCGCCGGCCCGAGCTTCACCGTCCACGGCGGCAAGTACGTCGAGAGCGGCGCCGCGATGCGCAACTTCACTGCGGCGACGAACCTACGCATCGAAGCGGGCGGCGAGATGTCGCTGGCCGGCGCGCCGCTCACCATCCCTGCCCATCAGACCGTCACGGTGCTCGACGGAGTCCTCCGATCGTCGGGCGGTATCTCGATCGAAGGCGGTGCCCTTGCCATCGGCGCCGGCGCGTCGGTGATCGGCGACGTCTCTTGGGAGAGCGAGGCGCGACTCGTCGTTGATTTCGACTCCGGCGAAGAGGTCGCCGCTCTTTACGTCAACGGCGTCGCCTCGCTTGGCGGGACGCTCGACTTCGAGTCGCTCGGTTCGATGGCAATCGACCTCGAGGAAGGCGTCAGCCTCCCGCTGCTAACCGCCAGCTCGCTCATCGGCGAGTTCGACGCCTTAATGGGACCGGCGCTCGCTAGCGGGCTTGATTGGAGCTTCGAGCAGACCCCGACCTCGCTGGTGGCGACAGTGATCGCTGCCCCACTCGACGGTGATTACAACGACGATGGCCTCGTCAACGCCGCGGATTACACCGTCTGGCGGGACAGCGTCGCCGCGGGCGCGCCGGTCGGCTCGCACGCCGAGTGGGCCGCCAATTACGGGGCGACCGCTGCCGGGGCCGTTGTCTCCGTGCCAGAGCCCGGCCTATCAGCGGTCGCCGTGGCCCTCCTCGGGGGGGCGGTCCGCCGGCGGCTGCGCTAATCGATGGTGGCGCTAATCGATGGTGGCGCCAACCTATGGTGGCGCCAACCGATTAAGGGAGTTAGTTGCTGAATCTCGACCCGGACCGTAGCCTGATACTTGTTCGATGCCGGCAAATCGGCGTCGCTACTCGTCAGCGGGAACAGGCGGATGAAGCCCCTACTTCGGTCCTTTGCGAGCGCGACGACGCTCGCCGCGGTGCTCTTGGTCGCCGCGGCGGCCCCGGCGGCCAGCATCGTGCTCGACTACACCTACGCGGGTGGGTCGTTCTTCAGCACCGCTACCGCCAACGGCGTGAAGGCCCGCTCGTCGGTGCAAGCCGCGGCGGACTACTTCTCGACGATCCTCACCGATTCGCTCCCGCAGGTCAGCAGGCCCAGCAACTACATCAGCACCCCTCCGGGCGGCGGGACGCCGCTGACCTACAGCTGGACCTGGCAAGCCCGCTTCGATAACCCGTCCTCCGGGAACGAGGTCCTAATCTCGAACCCGACCATCCCGGCCGATGAGTTCCGAGTGTACGTCGGCGCCCGCGACTTGCCGGGCTCAACGCTCGGCGTCGGCGGCCCCGGCGACTTTACCTCCAGCAGCGGGGGCAGCTTGTACACGCCCGAACAACAGGCCGAAATCCAAGCGATCAGCGCCGACTTCTCCGAGCTCCTCAACAACCGCAGCCAGGGCGCTGGCAATTTCGGAGCCTGGGGCGGAATGCTCTCGTTCGACACCACTTCCAACTGGAACTACGACCACACGATTTCCCCCACCGGTGGGCAGAACGACCTCTACTCCGTGGCGCTGCACGAGATCGCTCACGCCCTGGGAATGGGGACGTCGAACGAAT from Botrimarina mediterranea encodes:
- a CDS encoding diguanylate cyclase domain-containing protein, with translation MSSTALPIDNAPAASVGQGASEHSPAGPDIGSLLRSVDAAAVSHGKSSPEQRAAGAAEQHRLVEGRLGMASSLFTALRCKHPSTADHSLRVAISCSAWAAALEMPDKLRTHLEAAALLHDVGKIGVPDIVLNKPGRLTDIELEIIDSSREASRHILWAAGAPDEIVEGVAAASAWFDGTHRSVSLKGDQTPFVARMIAIVDAFDSMTTDQVYRPARSRERAIATLYEQAGTQFDPDLVQSFCDLFTQDQSQLEADVSARWLGSVSGIRMPWKHTHRESVTPTEAAPVGEGDLFTAKLIDNMHDAVVFIDSQRVITQWNTGAEKLTGVGASAALGKALTPSLLDMASSSGNLIDDIACPIKKALSDGLQALERISVMGRNGQSVTVDMHIIPVSSTGRPGHFVGAAVMMHDVSSEASLEERCQALHAEMTKDPMTQVANRGEFDRMLAAFVEAHLDTDLRCSLIMADIDHFKSINDTFGHQAGDEAIMTFANLMKSMCRAGDLVARYGGEEFAILCADCNNATAAKRADAIRKKLSETPHSYLGGKQITASFGVTELQPGDTPETLLRRSDRALLQAKDQGRNQVVQLGDGMQTDNASKAGWGGIGKWFLGSITGGSGALIETRLVTNVPIELAVDKLRGFIADRDAEIVKTSENYIRLITEEAAAGGNRRDADQAISFVVEIELTQTHIERVNNSGLAAGKYVHTYANVKIQPRRDRDRSKAKVVDRARKLLSSLQAYLMAKEATVESEPTT
- a CDS encoding superoxide dismutase encodes the protein MAYTLPDLPYAFDALEPHIDAKTMEIHHDKHHAAYVTKVNAALEGAGVAEQSIEDLCRNINSVPENIRTAVRNNGGGHANHSLFWVTLSGSGGGKPSGDLASAIDAELGGFDKFKEDFAAAAANRFGSGWAWLSVAKDGKLQVESTPNQDNPYMDGRTPILGLDVWEHAYYLKYQNKRPDYITAFWNVVDWAKVAELYKAAKG
- a CDS encoding DUF6793 family protein; protein product: MPLYEVETRGHIMIMWAEDTDAARAVVAESYPNEEILRLIKRPRDTWVISKAALGITTKGKLDPCTTARECLAKAEGDKVHAIRLFMHEKGVDLDQARKAIESNMVMGW
- the rpmF gene encoding 50S ribosomal protein L32, which produces MAVPKRKQSNSRTGKRRAHDFLKARELQACPRCGAAKPSHVVCGNCGHYMGRTVVEVE
- the fabD gene encoding ACP S-malonyltransferase, producing the protein MAQPAFLFPGQGAQSVGMAGALCDEVPAARELFDRAAEQLGFDLLKLCVEGPAEQLDATVNSQPALYVASLAALEKLKRDDPATVEACVATAGLSLGEYTALCFAEALSFEDGLKVVAERGAAMQDAAEAVPSGMVSVLGLEVPQVEELCDQCRGGETLQVANLLCPGNTVVSGTTAACERIAEAAEKAGAMKVIPLAVAGAFHTPLMQPAVERLSAVLDEVELVTPRVPVVSNVDARAHNDPNEIRSLLVKQVVSPVLWEKSLRQMIDGGVDSFYEIGPGRVLRGLLKRIDRKFPSEGVEA
- the fabG gene encoding 3-oxoacyl-[acyl-carrier-protein] reductase, yielding MPSRINADLTDQVAIVTGASRGIGKAIALRLAAAGAKVACVARSADKLAETVAEITAGGGTAEAIPCDVADSDAATKLVEGVAEKWGRVDVMVNNAGITRDTLLPRMSDDDWDSVIATNLRSVFLFTRAATGPMMRAKKGRIINISSTSGLRGNEAQCNYSASKAGVIGFTQTVARELASKRRQITVNAICPGFIATDMTAALKEAAGEEAVMERIKAVVPLQRQGEAEEVADAVLFLASDSAAYITGQTLVIDGGMTC
- a CDS encoding acyl carrier protein, which gives rise to MASVLERVTEIVSEQLGVDKDKITPETSFVTDLGADSLDTVELVMELEEEFDINIPDDAAEKIQTVGQAVAFIEKEQGGE
- the fabF gene encoding beta-ketoacyl-ACP synthase II, with translation MSRRVVVTGLGVVTSLARKVEALWSGLLEGQSGIHPFKNIDVSDMKVTFAGEIQDWDMEGYVSRKDAGRIELFTQFAMVAAIDAVTDSGLDFAKEDPFRCGVVIGSGVGGINEIELQTGRLLLKGPDKVSAFTIPKLMLNAASGHVSIHYGLKGPNFAVATACASATNAMGSAFKLIQRGAADMVITGGAEAACSRMALAGFANMRALSERNDAPTKASRPFDTDRDGFVLSEGAGALVFEEYEHAKARGARIYGEVLGYGASGDGGHITQPNPEGEGAGRAMSEALKDGGLNPDAIDYINAHGTSTPLGDKAETVAIKRVFGDHAYKLSVSSTKSQLGHSLGASGGIEAVASLKAIQNSVCPPTINLENPDPACDLDYTPNVPKQRPIRAAMSNSFGFGGHNATIIFGQAP
- a CDS encoding matrixin family metalloprotease, translating into MKPLLRSFASATTLAAVLLVAAAAPAASIVLDYTYAGGSFFSTATANGVKARSSVQAAADYFSTILTDSLPQVSRPSNYISTPPGGGTPLTYSWTWQARFDNPSSGNEVLISNPTIPADEFRVYVGARDLPGSTLGVGGPGDFTSSSGGSLYTPEQQAEIQAISADFSELLNNRSQGAGNFGAWGGMLSFDTTSNWNYDHTISPTGGQNDLYSVALHEIAHALGMGTSNEWNALVSGGKFTGPNAYAANGNSQPSVTGGHWANGTTSTVFGSSTSQEAAMDPTITTGTRKFWTTLDAAGLADIGWDVEAPGLPGDYNSDNLVDAADYTVWRDSVASGGVIGSYAEWSVNYGRSAAASGLAVPEPTTGVLLIIGACWGAVGMRRKSVI